AATATTCAACTGCATCAAATGATGTAAAACGCAACAACAACTTCCAACGCAATTCCAACAAATCCTGCAGTTTCCCATCGCAGCAAAACCTTGGAGCTGTTTGGGATTTGGTTTTTATGGCATTGGCCTTCTCCAATAGTCACATTTCCATGCCCTGACCAGTTGCATCCCCTTAAGAGCAAAGCAACGGTGCATGGCTGCGCAGGCTGCAGCTCGTATGGCTCCTCCCCGGTGCAAGAGACCGCAGGCGATGGGCCAAGGAGTATAAATCCCGACCTGTGAGGAGGGAAGCATGGCAAAACCCACCCCAGGGGCAGCGGGAGAGGATGGGAAGCTGTCAGCAGCGGCGGTGTGGTGGGTTTGGATGTGTCAGAGGAAAATCAAACCTCAAATTGGGGTTTGAGGAAGCTCGGGCAGGgctttaaggaaacaaaaagcaaaggcagccGCTGAAAAGCACTTGAACTTGGGCTGGAGCCAGTGAGGCAGCTGAAACACCCAGTGCCGGGAGGTGACACCCCGGCCAGCAGCTCCACGGGGGTTTCACCCCATGTTCCCCAGAAACAGGGAAATAATTCCGTATTGCAGGACGCCCTGGAGCTGGGATGTGACACTCAGCTTGAAGCATCACTTAACGCTCCCACGGGGGGTTGCACCCAAAAATCCCCCTTGGAGGGATCACTGCTTGGTGGATGCATCGCAATTCTGAGCATCCCTGTCTTGCCAGAGCTCAGCATCCCCTGGGAAAAACACTCCAAGCAGCAGCATTCCCCCCACCTTGCCCTGAGCTGATTTATCAGCTTGATTAATGGGATAAAAGCAAAAGGCTTTAATGTGTTTCCCCCTTCCCAGCTTACCCGCAGACATCCAGGGAGAGCTCGGTGCCCAGCACGCAGACGGTGCTGGTGGGACGCTGGGTGGAAAGCTGGACGCGGCGCTGCTGCGCCATGCTGGCAGGCCCCTGGGGCACCCTTGGGTGCTGTGACGGGTGGCACGAGGGGATTTATAAagcctggctgctgggaggAGATCAGCCAAAGCCTGGCTTAATCCCACCTCCAGGCTTTCAGCCTCCGGGCTGGGTGTGAGCAATGCCCGGCCGTGCTTCCCGGTGATGGAGGATGAATCAGTGTGGGGGGAAAAGCACCCCAAGACACCcacggggggggggtggtggttgCTTTTATAAGAAGCCCgggggtgtgttttttttccccctcagcaCAAAGAGACACTGATGTGACCAACCACCCATAAACCCACGCTGTAAAATATTCAGTGTGACACAGGAgctgagctggggctgtgccagcGCCGGGCttggtggggttttatttcccttcctgAAGGGTTGCATTTGCTTAGCTGGGAAATGTGGCTTTAATTCCTGTTTCAGGGAGGGTGGAAGGTGCAAGCTGGGTGCTTGCCCCATCCCCTGGGTGCTGCATGGGCCAGGGGGTGGATAAGTCACCTGCAGTGGGGACAGCCATGGCTTTAATCGCCTTTGTTTTCACATGAAAGCCTTGTCCCGGCGTGGTATGCCCTTTGTGGATGCAGCTGTCCCCCACCAACTCCCTGCAGGGTCATGTGCTGCTGGAATTCAATAGCACTCCTTTGGGGCagggaaaacacagcagagcCGTAACTGCAGGGAAAATGGGGTTAGAAATCATCTTTGGGGCAAAAAGAGGGGTGTAAAGCAGGATGTTTGACCTTTTTTGGGGAGCATTTCCcctccatctccagcatcaCTTGTGGTGTCACAGCAGTTGGTGCAGCTGCACTTTTACACCTCAAGAAAGCACTGCTTGGAAAGAAATAGCCCCCCCAAATGTGGTTTTAGCCCTATAATAGCCCTCGGGGTTGCACAGGTCTAAGTGATGCCCCAGGCAGGGGCAGGTTTCAGTTCCTGGTGCTGATTCCTGCTGGGTGAGGGCAGAGGGGCCAGGTTGGCACAGGGAAATGCTGCTCTTGGGTTGTgatgaaaaggagaggaagagcagtCAGGGTGGCTGCAAAGGGAGAAGGTGTAAAAGGATTTGCACAAGGAGGGGGCTCTGCATCCCTGTCATGCTGGAGAGCTGGTCTCCTCTGCAGGAGGTGGATTTTTGGTGGATATAGGGGAATTTGGGAGGGATTGGCTACAAACCTGGGACTATGAGACCCTTTAACATCAGGATGGGGTctcaaaaccccaaagcacCCTCCTTGCCTACTCACACGCATGCACGATGCTTCCAAAGTGTTGTCCCTACCCCATAAGACCACCACTCCTGTAACAAAAGCCAGGTTTCAAATGATACTTTCAATCCAAGAGCAGAAGCTAAAGGATGGGAgacagggaagagctgcaccctTGGCATTAATGCAGCTTTATTGGTGAAACCCTTGATTTTGCTGCGTCTCCTGATGCAGCAAATGCACCTTCATGCTCCGGCTGCAGGACCTGGGCCCGTTGCCGGGGGCTTCAAGGCACCATGTGCCACCATTTGAAGGCAAAGGGCTTACGGCGGACGTTGGTGCCACAGTGGACATCCCCAGAGAGGACATGGTAGGAGAAGTAGTCATCGATGAATGTGCAGGTGAGGCCCAGGGGCTCCAGCAGCGACCGCACCCGTTCCTCCAGGCAGCACTGCCCACCCACCTGTGGTCCAAAGGGCTTGGGGATGCCCAAGtgcctgcccagcaccagcatgTTCACCTGCAGCCAGACCAAAAGCCAGTGTTTTCCACCCAAAAGGGGTGTTTGCATCAGGTGTGGGTGGAAAAAGAGGGGAGGAGGTTCCAGGGTCTCACCATGTCTGGGAAGAAGGCATCTGCGCGGGAGCCCCTCAGGATGAAGAGCTGGGGAATGTCGATGATGTCCTGCTCGCtcaggcccagctcctgcttcagGAGGTCACGGTTCCAGTCAATGCAGCGCTGTGGAGAGAGGGGACCTGGAATCgccacccctggcagtgcatGGATCCCTGTGTGCCCCACTGCTTACTGTTTGGATCCTCACCTGCTCCACCACATCCCACTCCTCAACCCATTCCTAACtcaaggaatcatagaatcatagaatagttagggtcggaaaggacctcaagatcatccagttctaacccccttgccatgggcagggacacctcacactaaaccatcccacacaaggcttcatccagcctggccttgaacactgccagggatggagcattcacaacccccctgggcaacccattccagtgcctcaccaccctaacaggaaagaatttccttcttagatccaatctaaacttcccctgtttcagtttgaacccgttaccccttgtcctgtcactgcagtccctgacaaagagtccctccccagcatccctataggcccccttcagatactggaaggctgctattaggtccccacgcagccttctcttctccaggctgaacagccccaacttcctcagcctgtcttcatacgggaggtgctccagcccctgatcatcctcatggcctcctctggacttgttccagcagttccatgtcctttttatgttgaggacaccagaactgcacacaatgctccaggtgaggtctcacaatagcagagtagaggggcaggatcacctccttcgccctgctggtcacgctccttttgatgcagcccaggatacggttggtttctgggctgcgagggcacactgcagccggctcatgttcattttctcatcaaccagcacccccaagtccttctccacagggccactctgaatctcttctctgcccaacctgtagctgtgcctgggattgctccgacccaggtgtaggaccttgcacttgtcgtgcaAGCAACctctttttctgttggttttgacATCTCTGCAGTCACCTGGGGCATCTTCCGTGATCTAGttaaagatgtccctgctccttgcagcagggatggactagatgacctttgtaAGTGTCTTCCAACCCAacctatgctatgattctatgacctccCAGTGGAACAATGAGCTTGGGATGACCCAGCACCCAAGGGTGCCTGCTCCTTCATGGCTCCTCTTCTTGCCTGCCTGCTTTCACCCAGCATGGTACAACTCATGCCACAGTTTCTTGCTATTCCACAGGATCTCCTAAAATGCTCGCTGGATCCAGAAATTACCCGGCAGCAATGTGCAAGCATGGAGAGAGCAAATGCACCCAGATCCACAGCTGCAGAGACCCACCTGCACGTGCCTGTTGTCATTCTTCAACGGCTCATCTGCCAGGATCTCATCGATGCTTATCCTCTCAGCATTCTTCAGCCCTGCATGGGGATACGAGAAGACAGGTTAGGGAAATCAGGAAGGGATGCTGGTGGTCCCCACTGCACCACAGGGATGCTCAAATCCTTACCAACAAATAGTGTAGCTTCACCATggccctgcctctgcttctccttGAAGAGCTTGTAGCAGGCATTGGGGCTGGCCAAAAGGAGCCGGAAACCCTGTGGGAGGGAGTCTGGGAGTCATCACTTTGCTGTTGGTGAGATATTTTATCCCACCACCCTGCCGAGAGACACCACACGGATCCCAAAGCCAGCCTCAGGCATCACAGGCTGCACAGGATGCTATCCAGGGAAGCCACCCCAAAAAGAAGGCCACCACccagcaggaggagggaagacAAGCAACTGCAAAagagcttttttctttgcatttgcaggagcagggatggcTCCAGGGGTTGGTACCTTCCTATCATAGGCTGGGACGAAGGTGAGGAATTCATCCACGTGGCCCACGCTCAGCCACTCCGAGTAAATCTCCACTGGCGCCTGCACTTTCTGGGCATACAGGAAATCCCTGACAGCCTTGGACATCCGCCGGCCAGAGGccctggagcagagggaggaggagaaagcaggtGGCCATCATACCCCACCCTTCCCCCAAACATCACACCATAGGGAGAAGGTGCATCCGCACATCCCATTCTTACGGGAAACACcaggaagaatcacagaatcacagcctggtttgggttggaaaggacctagagatcattcagttccaacccctgccacgggcagggaccccttccactggagcagcttgctccaagcccctgtgtccaacctggccttgagcactgccagggatggggcagccacagcttctctgggcaccctgtgccagcgcctcagcaccctcacggggCAGCACTTGTGCCTtatttccaacctgaacttcccctgtttcagtctgaacccatcacctcttgttctgttgctacagtccctgatgaagagtccctctccagcacccttatagcccccttcagacactggaacctgctctgagatctccacacagcttgtctTCATCTGAGAAGTGTATCTTTGTATTATACATAatatctaatatatatatatgtaataccTAGATATATTAATAAGGCATTCATCTTAATAACTCTATTatgtattattatatttatattatgtaTTAATATATCCCTATATTATGTATTCATATATATCTAGGTCAAACACATCTATAGGCAATtgtgccctgctctgctcaggctcCTTTGGGTTTAATGTCCCTGGTCCTGGTGCATCTTAACTCACTCCTGCAGCAGCGCTTTGCGCGGGGGCGAATGTTTCTTAGATAgacagcagcaggctgggaaaGCATTAATTAAACCTCTGCTAATAAGGGATAATTACATTCCTAGCAAGGCCATTTACCCTCTGCTGTAACCAAAGCAACCCCCCGGCTTGCAGAGGGGCCGGGATGGAAGCATCCCATTTGTTATCCCGGCTCAGACCTCATTGATCTGGATTGTCCCCCAGTTGTTATTTCTCTGGGAAAATAACCTCCTTTGTGGAGGATTTTGCAGGGTGCTCTTGTTGCTGCAGGACTGCCTAGCACTGCCTGCCCAGAGCAAAACAATTTCCAGTTATTCAGGATTTTACCCTTTCCTGGAtttccctgcttttccttttaataggaaatagaaaaattaagGACCCGGATGCTTATAGCACTGTAAGATCCAAGCAGAAGCACTAGCAGTTTGGGAAGGGGTAAACATCAGGGCTGTGGCATGATTTTTGAAGTGATAACAATGTGGTCTGCATGGTAAAACTGGGAtttgatggaaagtggcctcaAATTCCCATTTGGATGGGAATTGGCCCCAAATTCCCACTCTGAGTGGTTCAACCCTTTCTCACACAAGGATTTTTGGTGCTTCTTCACCTCCTGGGAGAAAAGGCTCAAGCCCCTCCACATCTCACCAGGGCAGGGGGCTGCCAATCAGGATCCTGCCTAAGGGATACTCCTTCCCTCGCACTGTCACTGGAGGGCTGACATCCAGGTTGCCGAAGGAGTCGAGGCTGGTGATCTCTCTCCCGGGGGGCTCACGGGTCACATAGCCAAAATCGGGGCCCTGCAGAAGAGGGGAGCAGTGACAGGGATGCCCAGAGGGGGGGGTTttgtggggaggagaaggggttGGCATCACAACAACACACCAGgatctttttaaaagcaaaatccttCAAGCCTCTGTTCCTGGGGGAATCGAAGACAACAGGGAAGACCTTGTGTGGCGCTTCCACATAGCCAAACTCCAGCTCGTCCTGTtgtgggaagaagaagaggaagaggaaagctcCTGGCAGGGTGATAGCCATCTCCGTGAGGCATGTGGCGAGGGTGGAGCAGGAAATGGGGCAAACCTGGCAAAGACTGGCTCTTGCCCTTAACCCCAAGGCAGACAAGCTGCCTTGCTGTCCTGGGGGGTGACACCATAGTGCCTGGCACAAGTCACCCCTGTGTCTATGTCCCATGGAGTCTGTCTTGCAATAGGGTCCCTCTTGCAATGCCCCCATTGGGTCCCTCCTGTAGTGTCCCATGGGGTCTCTCTTGCAACGGGATCCCTCTTGCAACATCCCTGTCTGTGCCAGTTGCCACTGCCGGCAACATTCCCTATGCTTTAGTTCATGGCTTCCTGGCTCATCTCTTAGTAGTTAGGTGCTTCCCTCAGCAACAAAGCCAGTCCCTACCAGGACTGTCACCCCCATTGATGGCACCTTACATGCCCCAGGAGCCTGTAAAGGACCAGAACAGCTGCCATATTACAAGCATCAATTGATGACCTGGATCCAGCGGTCACTCCGGGTTTCCACCTCCGAGCAGATGGTCAGTTTGCAGTTGGCTTTCTTCAGCAGGACCCTGAGTCCTTCCAAAAAGACTTCATTGGAGTCTGAGCCTCGCTGGatgctggaggaagaggaaagagtgAAGGCTGCAATAGGGGATCATGAGAAGCACCCCAATCTCCAACCATGCAGCCCATTCCTAAATGTGCTGGGCAATAGTCTTGCATGAGGTTAGACTCAGAGAGCATCCTCCAGCCTTTCTCCTTGAGGTTGCAATGAATGCAGCAGTTCCTACCCAAATACTGCCTCCAGTATAACATGCATAAAGCCTGGCTTACGCTACAGCAGCTACATAGTAAGGAAGGGTTGAAAACTCCTCATGGGAGAGTCCTCCAAAGCAGGAGAGCAGTGGGGTGACATCCCTCCTACCTGCAGACAAAAACCTCCGTAGGCTGCTGGGTGTTGGGCGTCATTATCCAGGGTGCCACACGGAAAACCACCGTATCCGTGAAAATCGGGGTGCCTGGTGAATTCTGTGAGGGGCAAAACCAGTGAGGAGTCATGGTTAAAACCTCACCACAGGGGGACTTGGCAGGAGATGAGGCAAACCTCACGTACCTTATGGGGGACCTCCAGCAAGCTGGCGCTGAAGGAAACCAACCCAGAGAAGCC
Above is a genomic segment from Lathamus discolor isolate bLatDis1 chromosome 16, bLatDis1.hap1, whole genome shotgun sequence containing:
- the LOC136022917 gene encoding protein-arginine deiminase type-1-like, with amino-acid sequence THIVFAQADSVSSTLSTPKGAASFEVHATSAVTVHIIHSPMTKPMINSRWPLDPDIEVIVTIDVISRTVNDNKVKISYYGWEDNELSVAWLYLTCVDVSLDVDLSRSGRVKSKGKDKAKWTWGPNGQGAVLLVNCDRDSPGAVGMDSGQAAIRTTADLQDMSVMLLRTQGPSAIFADYQVVLHVPESDADKVRVFHAIRTDSHPQYVPVLGPDRLSYVLDHFGSGENTFYVEGLAFPDRGFSGLVSFSASLLEVPHKNSPGTPIFTDTVVFRVAPWIMTPNTQQPTEVFVCSIQRGSDSNEVFLEGLRVLLKKANCKLTICSEVETRSDRWIQDELEFGYVEAPHKVFPVVFDSPRNRGLKDFAFKKILGPDFGYVTREPPGREITSLDSFGNLDVSPPVTVRGKEYPLGRILIGSPLPWASGRRMSKAVRDFLYAQKVQAPVEIYSEWLSVGHVDEFLTFVPAYDRKGFRLLLASPNACYKLFKEKQRQGHGEATLFVGLKNAERISIDEILADEPLKNDNRHVQRCIDWNRDLLKQELGLSEQDIIDIPQLFILRGSRADAFFPDMVNMLVLGRHLGIPKPFGPQVGGQCCLEERVRSLLEPLGLTCTFIDDYFSYHVLSGDVHCGTNVRRKPFAFKWWHMVP